A window of the Pseudomonas furukawaii genome harbors these coding sequences:
- a CDS encoding SDR family oxidoreductase, which produces MDRSLAKVAVISGGATLIGGAVARALIESGHRVALFDIDAEAAQRVAGELGDAARFHAVDITDDAALDRAVAAVRQDLGPVDTLVNLACTYLDDGAGSSRADWLKALDVNLVSAVALTRAVHADLKARRGSVVNFTSISARCAQTGRWVYPVSKAAMLQLTRSMAMDFAADGIRVNSVSPGWTWSRVISEVSGGDRARADRVAASYHLLGRLGDPAEVAAVVAFLCSPAASFVTGADYAVDGGYSVMGPEQNLPAIPRLAE; this is translated from the coding sequence ATGGACCGAAGCCTTGCCAAGGTCGCCGTCATCAGCGGCGGCGCCACCCTGATCGGCGGCGCGGTGGCCCGCGCGCTGATCGAGTCCGGCCACCGCGTGGCCCTGTTCGACATCGACGCCGAGGCCGCCCAGCGGGTGGCCGGGGAGCTGGGCGATGCCGCGCGCTTCCACGCCGTGGACATCACCGACGATGCCGCCCTCGACCGGGCGGTGGCGGCGGTGCGCCAGGACCTGGGCCCGGTGGACACCCTGGTCAACCTGGCCTGCACCTACCTCGACGACGGCGCCGGTTCCAGCCGCGCCGACTGGCTCAAGGCGCTGGACGTCAACCTGGTCTCGGCGGTGGCGCTGACCCGCGCCGTCCACGCCGACCTCAAGGCGCGGCGCGGCAGCGTGGTGAACTTCACCTCCATCTCCGCCCGCTGCGCCCAGACCGGCCGCTGGGTGTACCCGGTGTCCAAGGCCGCCATGCTGCAGCTGACCCGCTCCATGGCCATGGACTTCGCCGCCGACGGCATCCGCGTCAACTCGGTGTCGCCGGGCTGGACCTGGTCCCGGGTGATCAGCGAGGTGAGCGGCGGCGACCGCGCCCGGGCGGACCGGGTCGCGGCTTCCTACCACCTGCTGGGGCGCCTGGGCGACCCGGCGGAAGTGGCGGCGGTGGTGGCCTTCCTCTGCTCGCCGGCGGCCAGCTTCGTCACCGGCGCCGACTACGCCGTCGATGGCGGCTACTCGGTGATGGGGCCGGAGCAGAACCTGCCGGCCATCCCGCGCCTGGCCGAGTAG
- the fahA gene encoding fumarylacetoacetase yields MTATDTRQSWIASANGHPDFPLQNLPLGIFSPAGGTPRGGVAIGDAIFDLKVASDAGLFSGEAADAARAACGDSLNDFFALGASARRALRNQLQDLLVDGSPSRERLEAMGQALLPAAASCQLHLPAKVGDYTDFYVGIHHANNVGRLFRPDNPLLPNYKYVPIGYHGRASTVCVSGTPVRRPLGQTLPPGQDAPNFGPSKRLDYELELGIWIGQGNAMGEAIAIADAPQHIAGYCLLNDWSARDVQAWEYQPLGPFLAKNFGTTVSPWVVTAEALEPFRAAQPARPEGDPQPLPYLRDEADQARGAFDIQLEVLILTASMREQGLPPHRLALSNTLNMYWTVAQMVAHHSVGGCKLQPGDLFGSGTLSGPEPEAFGSLLESTFGGKQPINLPNGETRTFLEDGDEVILRARCEREGYPSIGFGECRGVLLAAR; encoded by the coding sequence ATGACCGCAACCGACACCCGCCAGAGCTGGATCGCTTCCGCCAACGGCCACCCCGACTTTCCCCTGCAGAACCTGCCGCTGGGCATCTTCAGCCCGGCCGGCGGCACGCCCCGTGGCGGCGTGGCCATCGGCGACGCCATCTTCGACCTGAAGGTGGCCAGCGACGCCGGCCTGTTCAGCGGTGAAGCCGCCGACGCCGCCCGCGCCGCCTGCGGCGACAGCCTGAATGACTTCTTCGCCCTGGGCGCCTCCGCCCGCCGCGCGCTACGCAACCAGCTGCAGGACCTCCTGGTGGACGGCAGCCCGTCCCGCGAGCGTCTGGAAGCCATGGGCCAGGCCCTGCTGCCGGCCGCCGCCAGCTGCCAGCTGCACCTGCCGGCCAAGGTGGGCGACTACACCGATTTCTACGTCGGCATCCACCACGCCAACAACGTGGGCCGCCTGTTCCGCCCGGACAATCCGCTGCTGCCCAACTACAAGTACGTGCCCATCGGCTACCACGGCCGCGCCTCCACCGTCTGCGTCTCCGGTACGCCGGTACGCCGTCCGCTGGGCCAGACCCTGCCACCGGGCCAGGACGCGCCGAACTTCGGCCCCAGCAAGCGCCTGGACTACGAACTGGAACTGGGAATCTGGATCGGCCAGGGCAACGCCATGGGCGAAGCCATCGCCATCGCCGACGCCCCGCAGCACATCGCCGGCTACTGCCTGCTCAACGACTGGTCCGCGCGCGACGTGCAGGCCTGGGAATACCAGCCGCTAGGGCCCTTCCTGGCGAAGAACTTCGGCACCACGGTGTCGCCCTGGGTGGTCACCGCCGAGGCCCTGGAGCCCTTCCGCGCCGCACAACCGGCGCGCCCCGAAGGCGATCCGCAGCCCCTGCCCTACCTGCGGGACGAGGCCGACCAGGCGCGCGGTGCCTTCGATATCCAGTTGGAAGTGCTGATTCTCACCGCCAGCATGCGCGAGCAGGGCCTGCCGCCCCATCGCCTGGCCCTGAGCAACACCCTGAACATGTATTGGACGGTCGCCCAGATGGTGGCCCACCACAGCGTCGGTGGCTGCAAGCTGCAACCCGGCGACCTGTTCGGCTCCGGCACCCTCTCCGGCCCGGAACCCGAGGCCTTCGGCAGCCTGCTGGAGAGCACCTTCGGCGGCAAGCAACCCATCAACCTGCCCAATGGCGAGACGCGCACCTTCCTGGAGGACGGTGACGAGGTCATCCTCCGTGCCCGTTGCGAGCGCGAGGGCTACCCCAGCATCGGCTTCGGCGAGTGCCGGGGCGTGCTGCTGGCGGCACGCTGA
- a CDS encoding anti-virulence regulator CigR family protein codes for MIRTRPLIALLTSVALITGSPALLADPGKSKGHGNPAQHGSPQGGHGNDWQGGGPQIDVGGIRVILDGHRDYWGPAQSLPPGIQKNLARGKPLPPGIAKKLDGRLISRLPHYEGYDWVRAGTDLILVAVATGIIYEVLHDVMD; via the coding sequence ATGATCCGCACGCGCCCCCTGATCGCCCTGCTCACCAGTGTCGCCCTCATCACCGGCTCCCCCGCGTTGCTGGCCGACCCCGGCAAGAGCAAGGGACACGGCAACCCCGCCCAGCACGGTAGCCCACAGGGCGGCCACGGCAACGACTGGCAGGGTGGCGGCCCGCAAATCGATGTCGGCGGAATCCGCGTCATCCTCGATGGCCACCGCGACTACTGGGGTCCGGCACAGTCCCTGCCACCGGGCATCCAGAAGAACCTCGCCCGCGGCAAGCCGCTACCGCCGGGCATCGCCAAGAAGCTGGACGGCCGACTGATCAGCCGCCTGCCCCACTACGAGGGTTACGACTGGGTTCGCGCAGGGACCGACCTGATCCTGGTCGCCGTCGCGACCGGCATCATCTATGAGGTCCTTCACGACGTGATGGACTGA
- a CDS encoding IclR family transcriptional regulator: MSNDNDSAGAPRRQKVQAAEVGTDILKGLAELAPATSLSKLAEHVGMPASKVHRYLQALIASGFAEQDATTNHYGLGREALLVGLAAIGRLDVVKVAMPHLVELRDALNETCFLAVWGNKGPTVVHVEQALRAVTLVTQVGSVLPLLGSSTGLVFNTYLPEAETAFLRDEELALPGAPAAAELQAWMERIRATGLQPVHGLLMPGVNALSAPLFATGSKLAGVITVVGAASVFSADTEGSAAERLHRAAEAISLRMGGRQPD; encoded by the coding sequence ATGAGCAACGACAACGACAGCGCGGGCGCACCAAGGCGACAGAAGGTGCAGGCCGCGGAAGTGGGCACCGATATCCTCAAGGGCCTGGCCGAACTGGCGCCGGCCACTTCCTTGTCGAAGCTCGCGGAACATGTCGGCATGCCGGCGAGCAAGGTCCATCGTTACCTGCAGGCCCTGATCGCCAGCGGCTTCGCCGAGCAGGACGCCACCACCAACCACTACGGCCTCGGTCGCGAGGCGCTGCTGGTGGGCCTGGCCGCCATCGGTCGGCTGGATGTGGTCAAGGTCGCCATGCCGCACCTGGTGGAGCTGCGGGATGCCCTGAATGAAACCTGCTTCCTCGCCGTCTGGGGCAACAAGGGCCCGACGGTGGTGCATGTGGAGCAGGCCCTGCGGGCGGTGACCCTGGTCACCCAGGTGGGTTCGGTCCTGCCGTTGCTGGGCTCGTCCACCGGCCTGGTGTTCAACACCTACCTGCCCGAAGCCGAGACCGCCTTTCTCCGGGACGAGGAACTGGCGCTGCCCGGCGCGCCCGCTGCCGCGGAGCTTCAGGCCTGGATGGAGCGCATCCGCGCCACCGGCCTGCAGCCCGTCCATGGCCTCTTGATGCCGGGGGTCAACGCCCTGTCGGCACCGCTGTTCGCCACCGGCAGCAAGCTGGCCGGGGTGATCACCGTGGTGGGGGCCGCCAGTGTGTTCAGCGCCGACACCGAAGGCTCGGCGGCCGAGCGCCTGCACCGTGCCGCCGAGGCCATCAGCCTGCGCATGGGCGGCCGGCAACCCGACTGA
- a CDS encoding LysR family transcriptional regulator, with protein MDIDLARTFLEIVRTGSFVAAAERLHVTQTTITARVQNLEQQLDCRLFVRNRAGARLTVDGEVFVPYATQLVQTWEAARRDLPLPRGFGDVLNVGGEVSLCNPLILDWVIRLRQRMPSHAIRAEVGEAGHVQKLLRAGVLDVALLYRPEYWSGMQVELVLEEKLIQVRSTRSAEPYLYNDWGPEFRERHDAALPDKARAALTTNLPPLALQYILQCGGSGYFRTRVVQAHLDSGALERVELAPEFTCPTYLAYSRDKDSPALRQAIELLKEVVAEGIDWRLGGEML; from the coding sequence ATGGATATCGATCTGGCGCGCACCTTCCTGGAGATCGTCCGCACCGGCAGCTTCGTCGCCGCCGCCGAACGCCTGCACGTCACCCAGACCACCATCACCGCGCGGGTACAGAACCTGGAGCAGCAGCTGGACTGCCGGCTCTTCGTGCGCAATCGCGCCGGGGCGCGGCTGACGGTCGACGGCGAGGTCTTCGTGCCCTACGCCACGCAGCTGGTGCAGACCTGGGAAGCGGCGCGGCGTGACCTGCCGCTGCCACGGGGCTTTGGCGACGTGCTCAACGTCGGCGGCGAGGTGAGCCTGTGCAACCCGCTGATCCTCGACTGGGTCATCCGCCTGCGCCAGCGGATGCCGTCCCACGCCATTCGTGCCGAAGTCGGCGAGGCCGGCCATGTTCAGAAGCTGCTGCGCGCCGGGGTGCTGGACGTCGCCCTGCTGTATCGCCCGGAATACTGGTCCGGGATGCAGGTGGAGCTGGTGCTGGAGGAGAAGCTGATCCAGGTGCGTTCCACCCGCAGCGCCGAGCCTTACCTCTACAACGACTGGGGACCGGAGTTTCGCGAGCGCCATGATGCCGCGCTGCCGGACAAGGCCCGCGCGGCGCTGACCACCAACCTGCCGCCGCTGGCCCTGCAGTACATCCTGCAATGCGGCGGCAGCGGCTACTTCCGTACCCGTGTGGTCCAGGCGCATCTGGACAGCGGTGCCCTGGAGCGCGTGGAACTGGCGCCGGAGTTCACCTGCCCCACCTACCTCGCCTATTCGCGGGACAAGGATTCGCCGGCGCTGCGCCAGGCCATCGAGCTGCTGAAGGAGGTGGTGGCCGAGGGCATCGATTGGCGCCTGGGCGGGGAGATGCTCTAG
- a CDS encoding dienelactone hydrolase family protein: protein MKGRYIQVPATTGELFQAYLATSVDGRGPGIVLCQEIFGVNQAMRETADLLAEEGYTVLVPDLYWRQERGVDLGYDEADFARAFSLYQGFDEALGVEDIGATLKALDALDACEGELGVVGYCLGGKLAYLAGCRLPQVACAVGYYGVGIEKALHEAEGLGGRRLVLHLAELDAYCPAEAREAIQTALGRLPGVELYVYPGVDHAFARLGGHHYRKSAALLAHERSVAALRRTLGPDYNLSALWEEHIRHEFDTRDVPATMATMVDEPYVNHIPTMTGGVGQRELSRFYRYHFVHGNPEDMALTPISRTVGASQIVDEFIMTFTHDREVDWLLPGVAPTGKRVEIPMLGVVKFRGPKLYHEHIYWDQASVLVQIGLLDPSGLPVAGRETAQKLLDESLPSNTLMPSWPTSAGKPV, encoded by the coding sequence ATGAAAGGCCGCTACATCCAGGTGCCGGCGACAACCGGCGAGCTCTTCCAGGCCTACCTCGCGACCTCGGTGGACGGCCGGGGGCCGGGCATCGTCCTGTGCCAGGAGATCTTCGGCGTCAACCAGGCCATGCGCGAGACCGCCGACCTGCTGGCCGAAGAGGGCTACACCGTGCTGGTGCCCGACCTCTACTGGCGCCAGGAGCGCGGGGTCGACCTGGGCTACGACGAAGCGGACTTCGCCCGCGCCTTCAGCCTCTACCAGGGCTTCGACGAAGCCCTGGGCGTCGAGGACATCGGCGCCACCCTCAAGGCCCTGGATGCGCTGGATGCGTGCGAGGGCGAGCTGGGCGTGGTCGGCTACTGCCTCGGCGGCAAGCTGGCCTACCTCGCCGGTTGCCGCCTGCCCCAGGTGGCCTGCGCCGTGGGTTACTACGGCGTCGGCATCGAAAAGGCCCTGCACGAGGCCGAGGGCCTGGGTGGCCGCCGGCTGGTGCTGCACCTGGCCGAGCTGGACGCCTACTGCCCGGCCGAGGCGCGGGAGGCCATCCAGACCGCCCTGGGTCGCCTGCCCGGCGTCGAGCTCTATGTCTACCCGGGCGTCGACCACGCCTTCGCCCGCCTGGGTGGCCATCACTACCGGAAGAGCGCCGCGCTGCTGGCCCACGAGCGCAGCGTGGCCGCGCTGCGTCGCACCCTGGGCCCGGACTACAACCTCTCGGCGCTCTGGGAGGAACACATCCGCCACGAGTTCGACACCCGCGACGTACCCGCCACCATGGCCACCATGGTCGACGAACCCTACGTGAACCACATCCCCACCATGACCGGCGGGGTCGGGCAGCGGGAGCTGTCGCGCTTCTACCGCTACCACTTCGTCCACGGCAATCCCGAGGACATGGCGCTGACGCCGATCTCCCGCACGGTCGGCGCCAGCCAGATCGTCGACGAATTCATCATGACCTTCACCCACGACCGCGAGGTGGACTGGCTGCTGCCGGGCGTCGCCCCCACCGGCAAGCGGGTGGAGATCCCCATGCTCGGGGTGGTCAAGTTCCGCGGGCCGAAGCTCTACCACGAGCACATCTACTGGGACCAGGCCAGCGTGCTGGTGCAGATCGGCCTGCTCGACCCCAGCGGCTTGCCGGTGGCCGGCCGCGAGACCGCGCAGAAGCTGCTGGACGAGAGCCTGCCCTCCAACACCCTGATGCCGAGCTGGCCCACCAGCGCCGGCAAGCCGGTCTGA
- a CDS encoding styrene monooxygenase/indole monooxygenase family protein — MRRIAIVGAGQAGLQLALGLLAKGYQVTLTTNRTAEEVRNGKVMSSQCMFHSALQTERDLGLNFWEDECPAVEGIGLTVPHPERPGERLFSWSARLERYAQSVDQRVKMPVWMEEFQRRGGELVIQDVGLEELERLSASHDLVLLAAGKGEIVNLFPRDTARTRFQQPQRALALTYVKGMAPMSPFSRVAFNLIPGVGEYFVFPCLTTSGPCEIMVFEGIPGGPMDCWQGVTAPEQHLEKSLEIVRRYLPWEAERCQSLELTDDKGFLSGRFTPMVRKPVLELPSGRHVFGMADALVVNDPITGQGSNNAAKCSRVYLDAILAQGDQPFTSGWMHQTFERYWDYAQHVVSWTNSMLLPPAPHLLELLGAASQSRALASVITNGFDDPRRFAPWWFDAASCQDLIHKLSRQAA; from the coding sequence ATGCGTCGCATCGCTATCGTCGGAGCCGGCCAGGCCGGCCTGCAACTGGCCCTTGGCCTTCTCGCCAAGGGCTACCAGGTCACCCTCACCACCAACCGCACCGCCGAGGAGGTGCGCAACGGCAAGGTCATGTCCAGCCAGTGCATGTTCCACAGCGCGCTGCAGACCGAGCGCGACCTGGGCCTGAACTTCTGGGAGGACGAGTGCCCGGCGGTGGAGGGCATCGGCCTCACCGTGCCGCACCCGGAGCGTCCCGGCGAGCGCCTGTTCAGCTGGTCCGCGCGGCTGGAGCGCTACGCCCAGTCGGTGGACCAGCGGGTGAAGATGCCGGTGTGGATGGAGGAATTCCAGCGCCGTGGCGGCGAGCTGGTGATCCAGGACGTGGGCCTGGAAGAGCTGGAGCGGCTGTCGGCCAGCCATGACCTGGTGCTGCTGGCGGCGGGCAAGGGGGAGATCGTCAACCTCTTCCCCCGCGACACCGCGCGCACCCGGTTCCAGCAGCCCCAGCGCGCGCTGGCGCTGACCTACGTGAAGGGCATGGCGCCGATGTCGCCCTTCTCGCGGGTGGCCTTCAACCTCATCCCCGGTGTCGGCGAGTACTTCGTGTTTCCCTGCCTGACCACCAGCGGGCCCTGCGAGATCATGGTGTTCGAGGGCATTCCCGGTGGCCCCATGGATTGCTGGCAGGGCGTCACCGCGCCGGAGCAGCACCTGGAGAAGAGCCTGGAGATCGTCCGCCGCTACCTGCCCTGGGAGGCCGAGCGCTGCCAGTCCCTCGAACTCACCGATGACAAGGGTTTCCTGTCCGGCCGCTTCACCCCGATGGTGCGCAAGCCGGTGCTGGAGCTGCCGTCCGGGCGGCATGTGTTCGGCATGGCCGACGCCCTGGTGGTCAACGACCCCATCACCGGCCAGGGCTCCAACAACGCCGCCAAATGCAGCCGTGTCTACCTCGACGCCATCCTCGCCCAGGGCGACCAGCCCTTCACCAGTGGCTGGATGCACCAGACCTTCGAGCGCTACTGGGACTACGCCCAGCACGTGGTGAGCTGGACCAATTCCATGCTCCTGCCGCCCGCGCCGCACCTCCTCGAACTGCTCGGCGCCGCCAGCCAGAGCCGGGCGCTGGCCTCGGTCATCACCAACGGCTTCGACGACCCGCGCCGCTTCGCGCCCTGGTGGTTCGACGCCGCGTCCTGCCAGGACCTGATCCACAAGCTCAGCCGCCAGGCCGCCTGA
- the hmgA gene encoding homogentisate 1,2-dioxygenase: MVSSESLHYQSGFANEFSSEALPGALPVGQNSPQKVPYGLYAELLSGTAFTVPRSEARRTWMYRIKPSANHPQYLRLERQIPGGRPGPVNPNRLRWNPLEIPAERTDFIDGLVTLAATADAEQASGVSVHVYRANASMERVFFDADGELLVVPQQGRLRLATELGLLDVAPLEIAVIPRGMKFRVELLDATARGYLCENHGVALRLPDLGPIGSNGLANPRDFLAPVAHYEDLDAPVTLVQKFLGELWATELDHSPLDVVAWHGNNVPYKYDLRRFNTIGTVSYDHPDPSIFTVLTSPSETHGQANMDFVIFPPRWMVAENTFRPPWFHRNLMNEFMGLIQGAYDAKAEGFVPGGASLHNCMSAHGPDNATTTAAIAADLKPHKIDDTMAFMFETSRVLRPSHYALECPQLQRDYDACWAGMAKTFDKGRI; this comes from the coding sequence ATGGTCTCCTCCGAATCCCTTCACTACCAGTCCGGCTTCGCCAACGAATTCAGCAGCGAAGCCTTGCCCGGCGCCCTGCCCGTCGGCCAGAACTCCCCACAGAAGGTGCCCTACGGGCTCTACGCGGAGCTGCTCTCCGGCACGGCCTTCACCGTGCCCCGCAGCGAGGCGCGAAGGACCTGGATGTACCGCATCAAGCCCTCCGCCAACCACCCGCAGTACCTGCGTCTGGAACGCCAGATCCCGGGCGGCCGCCCGGGGCCGGTGAACCCCAACCGCCTGCGCTGGAATCCCCTGGAGATCCCCGCCGAACGCACCGACTTCATCGACGGCCTGGTGACCCTGGCCGCCACCGCCGATGCCGAGCAGGCCAGCGGCGTCAGCGTCCATGTCTACCGTGCCAACGCCAGCATGGAGCGGGTCTTTTTCGATGCCGACGGCGAACTGCTGGTCGTGCCCCAGCAGGGCCGCCTGCGCCTGGCCACCGAACTGGGGCTGCTGGACGTGGCACCGCTGGAGATCGCGGTGATCCCGCGCGGCATGAAGTTCCGGGTCGAACTGCTGGACGCCACCGCGCGCGGTTACCTCTGCGAAAACCATGGCGTGGCATTGCGCCTGCCGGACCTCGGCCCCATCGGCAGCAACGGCCTGGCCAACCCCCGCGACTTCCTGGCCCCGGTGGCCCACTACGAGGACCTGGATGCACCGGTGACCCTGGTGCAGAAGTTCCTCGGCGAGCTCTGGGCCACCGAGCTGGATCATTCGCCGCTGGACGTGGTGGCCTGGCACGGCAACAACGTGCCCTACAAGTACGACCTGCGCCGCTTCAACACCATCGGCACCGTCAGCTACGACCACCCGGACCCGTCCATCTTCACCGTGCTCACCTCCCCCAGCGAGACCCACGGCCAGGCCAACATGGACTTCGTGATCTTCCCGCCGCGCTGGATGGTGGCGGAGAACACCTTCCGTCCGCCGTGGTTCCACCGCAACCTGATGAACGAGTTCATGGGCCTGATCCAGGGCGCCTACGACGCCAAGGCCGAGGGCTTCGTGCCCGGCGGCGCCTCCCTGCACAATTGCATGAGCGCCCACGGCCCGGACAATGCCACCACCACCGCCGCCATCGCCGCCGACCTCAAGCCGCACAAGATCGACGACACCATGGCCTTCATGTTCGAGACCAGCCGCGTGCTGCGCCCCAGCCACTACGCCCTGGAGTGCCCGCAGCTGCAACGCGACTACGATGCATGCTGGGCCGGCATGGCCAAGACCTTCGACAAGGGCAGGATCTGA
- a CDS encoding flavin reductase family protein, whose product MNASIHAPHFDDLVAATDSEPRALRNLLGQFATGVTVITTRSVDGRNVGMTANSFSSVSLDPPLVLWSISRSAPSLPDFLAASHFAINVLGADQHGLSGQFARGAADKFDGVSFRTAAGGVPVLEGVIAALVCRNLTQYDGGDHLIFLGQIEHYRHGGGEPLVFHAGQYRVAAAHPALGQ is encoded by the coding sequence ATGAACGCCAGTATCCACGCCCCGCATTTCGACGACCTGGTCGCCGCCACCGACAGCGAGCCGCGCGCCCTGCGCAACCTGCTCGGCCAGTTCGCCACCGGCGTCACCGTGATCACCACCCGCAGCGTCGACGGACGCAACGTGGGGATGACCGCCAACTCCTTTTCCTCGGTGTCCCTGGACCCGCCGCTGGTGCTCTGGAGCATTTCCCGCAGCGCGCCGAGCCTGCCGGACTTCCTCGCCGCCAGCCACTTCGCCATCAACGTGCTGGGCGCCGACCAGCACGGGCTGTCCGGGCAGTTCGCCCGGGGCGCGGCCGACAAGTTCGATGGGGTGAGCTTCCGCACCGCCGCCGGCGGCGTGCCGGTGCTGGAGGGGGTGATCGCGGCGCTGGTCTGCCGCAACCTCACCCAGTACGACGGCGGCGACCACCTGATCTTCCTTGGCCAGATCGAGCATTACCGACACGGCGGCGGAGAACCGCTGGTCTTCCATGCCGGCCAGTACCGGGTCGCCGCCGCGCACCCGGCCCTCGGCCAGTAA
- a CDS encoding AraC family transcriptional regulator has protein sequence MIQDPSQEDGGSRFLQTPLFSPHNQLFLLNDLDAIRERVGGVFKPHELTPLRAGDAVSAQMHHVSRGRLSLNRLEYGATVDIDPGRLEDFYLVQVPIHGRARIDCDGHRFISSPERASLISPSLPVRMRWEHDAPQLALRIDQDEIRHHCAQHLGHPLEGPLEFHPELDLGSPGGRYFLQLLEMLVEAIAQPGHPIHQPLVLKQFESVLLNALIYGQPHNLKARMEGEGRGKVISPHFVRRTEEYLRAHAHEPLTIEQLAEHAGVSVRTLFAGFREFCNTSPMAYLRNLRLERVHQELTQDSQVSVTDVAFKWGFAHLGRFAQEYKRRYGCLPSETRRYRNE, from the coding sequence ATGATCCAGGACCCGAGTCAGGAGGACGGTGGCAGCCGATTCCTGCAAACGCCGCTGTTCAGTCCCCATAACCAGTTGTTCCTGCTCAACGACCTGGACGCCATCCGCGAGCGCGTGGGCGGCGTTTTCAAACCCCATGAACTGACGCCATTGCGGGCGGGCGATGCGGTCAGCGCGCAGATGCACCACGTGAGCCGCGGGCGGCTGTCCCTCAATCGCCTGGAGTACGGCGCCACCGTGGACATCGACCCCGGCCGGCTGGAGGACTTCTACCTGGTGCAGGTGCCGATCCACGGCCGCGCGCGCATCGACTGCGATGGCCACCGCTTCATTTCCTCGCCGGAGCGCGCCTCGCTGATCTCCCCCAGCCTGCCGGTGCGCATGCGCTGGGAGCACGACGCACCGCAACTGGCCCTGCGCATCGACCAGGACGAGATTCGCCATCATTGCGCGCAGCACCTGGGGCATCCGCTGGAAGGCCCGCTGGAGTTCCACCCGGAGCTCGATCTCGGCAGCCCTGGCGGCCGCTACTTCCTGCAGTTGCTGGAGATGCTGGTGGAGGCCATCGCCCAGCCCGGGCATCCGATCCACCAGCCGCTGGTGCTCAAGCAGTTCGAGTCGGTGCTGCTCAACGCCCTGATCTACGGCCAGCCCCACAACCTGAAGGCGCGCATGGAAGGCGAAGGCCGAGGCAAGGTCATCTCGCCGCATTTCGTCCGCCGCACCGAGGAGTACCTGCGCGCCCACGCCCACGAGCCGCTGACCATCGAGCAACTGGCCGAGCACGCCGGGGTCAGCGTGCGCACCCTGTTCGCCGGCTTCCGCGAGTTCTGCAACACCAGCCCCATGGCCTACCTGCGCAACCTGCGGCTGGAGCGGGTCCACCAGGAACTGACGCAGGACAGCCAGGTCTCGGTGACCGACGTGGCCTTCAAATGGGGCTTCGCCCATCTGGGCCGTTTCGCCCAGGAGTACAAGCGCCGCTACGGCTGCCTGCCCTCGGAAACCCGGCGCTACCGTAACGAGTGA
- a CDS encoding SphA family protein yields the protein MTRTNKALQLCVLASGLVAGQASQAYDLPVVNLGLTTFLDGGLPAGPGWYIQQYFQDYRADHLKDQRGDDLPLPRQDLHYQVAVTQLSYLSDLRLGNASLGLNAVLPVVTRMDLDDGLNNAALKAQDGVGDLLVGPFIQFDPIMGPDGPRFVHRIELQVNLPTGKYDEDQAINPGANAWSFNPYWAATYWFTPKWSASLRAHYLYNGKNEDPNYSYGGADDLQAGQAVHANFATEYAVTPQLRLGINGYWLNQFTDTRIDGHEVSGRRERVWAIGPGAMYSFSQEDHLVVNAYVEQDVENRPEGSRVQVRYVHHF from the coding sequence ATGACAAGAACCAATAAAGCGTTGCAGCTGTGCGTGCTCGCCTCCGGCCTGGTGGCCGGTCAGGCATCCCAGGCCTATGACCTGCCGGTGGTCAACCTGGGCCTCACCACCTTCCTCGACGGCGGCCTGCCGGCGGGCCCCGGCTGGTACATCCAGCAGTACTTCCAGGACTACCGCGCCGACCACCTGAAGGACCAGCGCGGCGACGACCTGCCGCTGCCCCGGCAGGACCTCCACTACCAGGTGGCGGTGACCCAGCTCAGCTACCTGTCCGACCTGCGCCTGGGCAACGCCAGCCTGGGCCTGAACGCGGTGCTGCCGGTGGTCACCCGCATGGACCTGGACGACGGACTGAACAACGCGGCCCTCAAGGCCCAGGATGGCGTCGGCGACCTGCTGGTCGGTCCCTTCATCCAGTTCGACCCGATCATGGGCCCGGACGGCCCGCGCTTCGTCCACCGCATCGAGCTGCAGGTCAACCTGCCCACCGGCAAGTACGACGAGGACCAGGCCATCAACCCCGGCGCCAACGCCTGGTCGTTCAATCCCTACTGGGCCGCCACCTACTGGTTCACGCCGAAGTGGAGCGCGTCGCTGCGGGCCCACTACCTCTACAACGGCAAGAACGAGGACCCCAACTACAGCTACGGCGGTGCCGACGACCTCCAGGCCGGCCAGGCCGTGCACGCCAACTTCGCCACCGAGTACGCGGTGACGCCGCAGTTGCGCCTGGGGATCAACGGCTACTGGCTGAACCAGTTCACCGACACCAGGATCGATGGCCACGAGGTCTCCGGGCGCCGCGAGCGGGTCTGGGCCATCGGGCCGGGAGCGATGTACAGCTTCTCCCAGGAGGACCACCTGGTGGTGAACGCCTACGTCGAGCAGGACGTCGAGAACCGCCCCGAAGGCTCGCGGGTGCAGGTGCGCTACGTGCACCACTTCTGA